The proteins below are encoded in one region of Tolumonas auensis DSM 9187:
- a CDS encoding bifunctional metallophosphatase/5'-nucleotidase, whose product MSALLGRFYLAHINDTHSHFDETTLPLRLALPDGHTDIRLHCGGFPRLAGFIKHARQRAIIEQMPFLLLDAGDSFQGTLYFSCFKGQANAALLNQLGVDAMVVGNHELDTGNTPLANFLRQIRFPLLAANWDLAGEAEDKPTRMQNHPLMVSWQNPAHPKPYIVKWMNDVPVAVFGLVLENMADIAAPDGDSRFLPVVETAKSVIAQIHAAGIEHIILLSHLGYTRDCQLAQEVDGISLIVGGHTHTLQGDFSAVGLADEHPYGERCNQTLVLQAGYNSLMVGLANIALLSGGQMRIEEGGNVLLTSDDAKLQSQHGEPLFPLQQRTIRRFLRQQPQITMIQQDAAMERIIARNYRSKLHRYASDQVVSLPRGLRHVRIPDERGGSQVAPLVAEAMLFQAREMGVGVDVAIFNAGGARISLPPGPVSAAELAGRLLPFASTISHFDVRGGQLRQALEGAIVNALELGGSGSFPYPADLRYSYQASAPRGQRIQQLHVKDRHGRWQLFDEQRDYRLITTSYTAMGKEGYHALLEQRSEPELLGLIISDAFINYARSRGILTPPAEILYQLNLARLVS is encoded by the coding sequence ATGTCTGCATTATTAGGGCGCTTCTATCTGGCGCATATCAACGATACTCACTCTCATTTTGATGAAACCACACTACCGCTGCGGCTGGCATTACCTGACGGTCATACGGATATTCGTCTGCATTGTGGTGGTTTTCCGCGTTTAGCCGGTTTTATCAAACATGCCCGGCAGCGGGCAATCATCGAACAAATGCCATTTCTGTTACTGGATGCCGGTGACAGCTTTCAGGGCACACTCTATTTTTCCTGCTTCAAAGGGCAGGCGAATGCGGCCTTACTGAATCAGCTGGGTGTGGATGCCATGGTAGTCGGCAATCATGAACTGGATACCGGTAATACCCCGCTGGCTAATTTCCTGCGTCAGATCCGCTTTCCGTTGCTAGCTGCGAACTGGGATCTTGCCGGTGAAGCAGAAGATAAACCGACCCGCATGCAGAATCATCCGCTGATGGTGAGCTGGCAGAATCCGGCGCATCCCAAACCTTACATTGTGAAATGGATGAATGATGTTCCGGTCGCCGTCTTCGGACTGGTGCTGGAAAATATGGCTGACATTGCCGCCCCGGATGGCGATTCCCGGTTTCTGCCTGTGGTGGAAACGGCCAAATCAGTCATTGCACAGATCCATGCCGCCGGTATCGAACATATTATTCTGCTCAGCCATCTGGGTTACACACGGGACTGTCAGCTGGCGCAGGAAGTCGACGGGATTTCGCTGATTGTCGGCGGACACACGCACACCCTGCAGGGGGATTTTAGTGCTGTCGGCCTGGCGGATGAACATCCCTACGGCGAACGCTGCAACCAGACGCTGGTACTCCAGGCGGGCTACAACTCACTGATGGTCGGGCTGGCGAATATCGCACTCTTGTCCGGAGGCCAAATGCGGATCGAAGAGGGAGGTAACGTCCTGCTCACCAGTGACGATGCCAAACTGCAATCACAGCATGGTGAACCTCTGTTTCCGTTACAACAGCGCACAATCCGTCGTTTTCTGCGTCAGCAACCGCAGATTACGATGATTCAGCAGGATGCGGCCATGGAACGTATCATTGCCCGTAACTACCGTTCCAAACTGCACCGCTATGCCAGTGATCAGGTGGTGTCGTTACCCCGGGGTTTGCGTCATGTGCGTATACCGGATGAACGGGGCGGCAGTCAGGTCGCACCATTAGTTGCCGAAGCCATGCTGTTTCAGGCCCGGGAGATGGGCGTCGGGGTGGATGTTGCCATTTTTAATGCCGGCGGTGCCCGCATTTCACTGCCACCCGGGCCGGTCAGCGCTGCCGAACTGGCTGGCCGTCTGCTACCGTTTGCCAGCACGATCAGTCATTTTGATGTGCGTGGCGGACAATTACGGCAAGCATTAGAAGGCGCGATCGTCAATGCGCTGGAACTGGGCGGCAGCGGCAGTTTTCCTTATCCGGCCGATCTGCGTTACAGCTATCAAGCCAGTGCGCCGCGGGGGCAACGCATACAGCAACTGCATGTCAAAGATCGCCATGGCCGCTGGCAGCTGTTTGATGAACAGCGCGATTATCGGCTGATCACCACCAGTTATACCGCCATGGGCAAAGAGGGTTATCACGCCTTACTGGAACAACGTTCAGAGCCGGAGCTGCTGGGACTGATCATTTCAGACGCATTTATTAATTATGCCCGCTCCCGCGGTATTCTGACGCCGCCGGCTGAAATTCTGTATCAGCTCAATCTTGCGCGGCTGGTCAGTTAA
- the gpt gene encoding xanthine phosphoribosyltransferase: MSRKFYVSWENLHREARRLSRRQLPASQWKGILAVSRGGLVPAAIMARELGIRFVDTICISSYEHDNQGDLNVLKRIDGDGEGFLIVDDLVDSGNTARLLREMYPKAKLVTVFAKPKGEHLVDDFEVAIPQDTWIEQPWDMVHCFVPPICEENQ; encoded by the coding sequence ATGAGCAGAAAGTTTTATGTTTCGTGGGAAAATCTGCATCGTGAAGCGCGTCGTTTGTCTCGTCGCCAGCTTCCTGCAAGCCAATGGAAAGGCATTTTAGCGGTTAGTCGTGGCGGTCTGGTACCAGCTGCAATCATGGCGCGTGAACTGGGTATCCGTTTTGTTGATACTATCTGCATTTCCAGCTACGAACATGATAATCAGGGTGACCTGAACGTTTTGAAACGCATTGACGGGGATGGTGAAGGCTTTCTGATCGTTGATGATTTGGTTGATAGCGGCAACACAGCGCGCTTGTTACGCGAAATGTACCCAAAAGCAAAATTGGTCACTGTATTTGCCAAGCCGAAAGGTGAACATCTGGTTGATGACTTCGAAGTAGCTATCCCTCAGGATACCTGGATCGAGCAACCATGGGATATGGTTCACTGCTTCGTGCCGCCAATCTGTGAAGAAAATCAGTAA
- the proB gene encoding glutamate 5-kinase, translating into MKSKTIVVKLGTSILTGGTRKLDQAHMVELVRQCAALHRHGHQVVVVTSGAIAAGREKLGYPDLPPTMPNKQMLAAVGQCHLMQVWQNLFSIYGLQIGQLLLTRADLEDRERYLNARDTLQTLLHNRIIPVINENDAVAIAEIKVGDNDNLSARAAILADADLLILLTDQKGLFTADPRTNPDATLIEEVTEITDQLRSLAGDSVSGLGTGGMSTKLQAADIACRAGIEVVIASGKTPEVVGRLANNEKVGTRFKAQANPLEGRKSWILAGPQSHGEIHIDVGAVKAVHDKGSSLLPKGITKIAGEFGRGEAVRIITPEGKELARGITRYTADELERVRGHHSDEIESCLGYGYGPVAIHRDDMVLL; encoded by the coding sequence ATGAAAAGCAAAACCATCGTCGTCAAGCTGGGCACCAGCATTCTTACCGGCGGCACACGTAAACTGGATCAGGCTCATATGGTTGAACTGGTTCGTCAGTGTGCTGCTCTGCATCGTCATGGGCATCAGGTCGTAGTTGTGACCTCCGGCGCAATTGCTGCCGGTCGTGAGAAGTTGGGTTACCCCGATCTTCCCCCCACAATGCCCAACAAACAGATGCTGGCGGCGGTGGGACAATGTCACCTGATGCAGGTATGGCAGAATCTGTTCAGCATTTACGGGCTGCAGATTGGTCAGTTATTGCTGACCCGCGCTGATCTGGAAGATCGCGAACGTTATCTGAATGCGCGCGATACGCTGCAGACATTGCTGCACAACCGTATTATCCCTGTTATTAACGAAAACGACGCCGTTGCGATTGCCGAAATCAAAGTCGGTGATAATGACAACCTGTCAGCTCGCGCTGCAATTCTGGCCGATGCGGATTTATTGATCCTGCTGACCGATCAGAAAGGGCTGTTTACTGCTGATCCGCGTACTAATCCTGATGCAACATTGATCGAGGAAGTGACCGAAATCACCGATCAGCTGCGTAGTCTGGCCGGTGACAGCGTGAGTGGCCTCGGCACCGGTGGTATGTCTACCAAACTGCAGGCGGCCGATATTGCCTGCCGTGCGGGTATTGAAGTGGTTATTGCCAGTGGCAAGACACCGGAAGTGGTGGGCCGTCTGGCTAATAACGAAAAAGTGGGCACCCGCTTTAAAGCACAGGCCAACCCGCTGGAAGGACGCAAGAGCTGGATCCTGGCCGGTCCGCAGTCACACGGTGAAATTCACATTGATGTCGGTGCCGTGAAAGCGGTTCATGACAAAGGTTCCAGTCTGTTACCGAAAGGTATCACTAAGATTGCCGGTGAATTCGGCCGCGGTGAAGCGGTGCGTATTATCACACCGGAAGGTAAAGAGCTGGCGCGTGGTATTACCCGTTATACTGCTGATGAATTAGAACGTGTACGCGGTCATCATTCCGATGAAATCGAATCGTGTTTAGGTTACGGCTATGGTCCGGTGGCAATCCATCGCGATGACATGGTATTGCTGTAA
- the frsA gene encoding esterase FrsA, producing the protein MSAPSEKNLSETLFNKVQPHKIRETSTISNSGAPFPCEPQEQYLIDGLCTASWFRILRRAFWIWQGANPIEVEEILARIATSDGERSNPRQLDTVQGFVPGNWSYEWSQLAGEHNRKAKEAEEAGQQRTARKEYFLAARYYSIASYPFLKGDELAEQAQVQANLAYRDGGRFLPVPLKELRVPFRGKEIKGYLHLPNDDHPVPLVMVTGAIDSSQLDFIRLFEKVLAPLGIGMLSLDLPGCGYSSHWPLVQDSSRLHQAVLQYLKDVPWVDDQRIGMIGFRLGGNVAVRLSYLEQLRLKAVVCIGPGMHNYFTDPTQFALSPPMMRACLANRLNMDAADWDGLQKSCQVFSLKRQGLAGVSKTRVPILSIGHRRDFICPESDIRMLASSSLNGKAVVLDKEPVKEQMNRMLSEIGEWLRLHFNL; encoded by the coding sequence ATGTCTGCACCATCCGAAAAAAATTTAAGCGAAACCTTATTTAATAAAGTTCAGCCACATAAAATTCGTGAAACTTCAACAATCTCCAACTCCGGAGCACCGTTCCCTTGTGAACCGCAGGAACAATACCTGATTGATGGTTTATGCACTGCCTCATGGTTCCGGATTTTACGCCGCGCTTTCTGGATCTGGCAGGGGGCCAACCCCATCGAAGTGGAAGAGATTCTGGCGCGCATCGCTACCAGCGATGGTGAACGCTCCAATCCCCGGCAACTGGATACTGTGCAGGGATTTGTACCGGGTAACTGGAGTTATGAATGGAGCCAGCTAGCCGGGGAACACAATCGTAAAGCCAAAGAGGCTGAAGAGGCGGGCCAGCAACGCACCGCCCGTAAAGAGTATTTTCTGGCAGCCCGGTATTATTCGATTGCCAGTTATCCTTTTTTGAAAGGGGATGAACTGGCCGAGCAGGCACAGGTTCAGGCAAACCTTGCGTACCGTGACGGAGGCCGTTTTTTACCGGTGCCACTGAAAGAGCTGAGAGTGCCTTTCCGTGGCAAAGAGATCAAAGGCTATCTTCACTTACCTAATGATGATCATCCTGTGCCGCTGGTGATGGTGACCGGCGCGATAGACAGCTCACAGCTCGATTTTATTCGTTTGTTCGAAAAAGTTTTAGCACCGCTGGGCATTGGTATGCTGTCACTGGATCTGCCCGGTTGTGGCTATTCCAGTCACTGGCCGCTGGTGCAGGACTCCAGTCGTTTGCATCAGGCGGTACTGCAATATCTGAAAGATGTGCCGTGGGTCGATGATCAACGTATCGGCATGATCGGTTTCCGCCTTGGCGGCAACGTGGCGGTGCGGCTTTCTTATCTGGAACAACTGCGTTTAAAAGCCGTGGTCTGTATCGGACCGGGTATGCACAACTATTTCACCGATCCGACGCAGTTCGCCTTATCGCCGCCGATGATGCGTGCTTGCCTGGCCAATCGTCTGAACATGGATGCCGCCGACTGGGATGGCCTGCAAAAGAGCTGTCAGGTGTTTTCACTGAAACGGCAGGGGCTGGCCGGGGTGAGCAAAACCCGTGTGCCAATCCTCAGTATTGGCCATCGCCGGGACTTTATTTGTCCGGAGTCTGATATCCGGATGCTGGCTTCTTCCAGTCTGAACGGAAAAGCGGTGGTGCTGGATAAAGAACCGGTCAAAGAGCAGATGAACCGCATGTTAAGCGAGATCGGCGAGTGGTTGCGTTTGCATTTTAATCTCTGA